From Methanomicrobiales archaeon HGW-Methanomicrobiales-1, a single genomic window includes:
- a CDS encoding TIGR00297 family protein translates to MVRQRGLGYAAAITGAAILVGPYLKPAWLMGIVVILFALILWRFFDTKYLSYAMCALGALYGVTLLPFFVFATSLAMIVLGELVFQTGADDLNTYLYYVISTAWAGVLVMAYLNERAFLTIIFGIIAAVLLKVILLKYEDSLILEAIGVAMTMWLIQELNYQVNLQLVVAAVIVGFTFGYFAFRAKTADLSGLFSAALVGIILLVFADVRWFMIMLAFFILGSLATKYKFEYKKRIGVEQGRGGARGYRNVFANGIVAAAAAVLYGVFQQPIFIVMYVGCVATAAADTLASEIGVTGGIPYMITTLKKVPIGTNGGVTLVGQSVALAGGLVVSLVALLLGVITLPMAIICTFAGFVGTNIDSLAGATFENRGIWGNAGTNLIATIGGGLVAMGLFFAFHLN, encoded by the coding sequence ATGGTGCGACAAAGAGGACTTGGCTATGCAGCCGCTATTACTGGTGCAGCTATCCTTGTAGGCCCCTATCTCAAGCCGGCCTGGCTCATGGGAATTGTCGTGATCCTGTTCGCTCTTATCCTCTGGCGATTTTTCGATACCAAATATCTCAGTTATGCCATGTGCGCACTCGGCGCCCTGTATGGCGTCACGCTCCTGCCGTTCTTTGTCTTTGCCACATCGCTTGCAATGATCGTGCTGGGAGAACTCGTCTTCCAGACGGGCGCCGATGATCTCAATACGTACCTGTATTACGTTATCTCGACTGCATGGGCAGGAGTCCTGGTCATGGCGTACCTGAACGAGCGGGCGTTTCTTACCATCATCTTCGGTATCATCGCGGCCGTTCTCCTAAAAGTGATCCTGCTCAAGTACGAGGACTCGCTGATTCTCGAAGCCATTGGTGTTGCCATGACGATGTGGCTGATCCAGGAGCTCAATTACCAGGTGAATCTCCAGCTGGTGGTTGCGGCGGTGATCGTCGGGTTTACGTTCGGCTACTTTGCTTTCCGTGCAAAAACCGCAGACCTCTCCGGGCTCTTCTCCGCTGCGCTCGTGGGAATTATCCTCTTAGTCTTTGCCGATGTCCGGTGGTTCATGATCATGCTCGCGTTCTTCATCCTTGGTTCCCTTGCCACCAAGTACAAGTTTGAATACAAAAAGCGGATCGGCGTTGAGCAGGGGCGTGGCGGGGCACGGGGATACCGGAATGTCTTTGCCAACGGGATCGTTGCCGCAGCTGCGGCAGTGCTCTATGGCGTTTTCCAGCAGCCGATCTTTATTGTGATGTATGTCGGCTGCGTGGCCACGGCCGCGGCCGATACGCTGGCAAGCGAGATTGGGGTCACCGGCGGTATTCCCTACATGATTACCACGCTGAAAAAAGTGCCCATCGGTACGAACGGGGGGGTAACCCTTGTCGGTCAATCGGTTGCGCTTGCCGGTGGTCTGGTTGTTTCGCTGGTTGCTCTCCTGCTGGGAGTCATCACCCTTCCCATGGCAATTATCTGTACGTTCGCCGGGTTTGTCGGCACGAATATCGACAGCCTGGCCGGTGCAACCTTCGAGAACCGGGGCATCTGGGGCAATGCCGGTACGAACCTGATCGCAACTATTGGTGGCGGACTGGTAGCGATGGGGCTGTTCTTTGCGTTCCACCTGAATTAA